A genomic region of Alligator mississippiensis isolate rAllMis1 chromosome 4, rAllMis1, whole genome shotgun sequence contains the following coding sequences:
- the LOC102569844 gene encoding insulin-like growth factor-binding protein complex acid labile subunit — protein MMHAHYFIWIWIHFSFGASEFYHPCQKICLCKEGAKFVNCSGANVTAALTFPPETEHLDLSSSNLYSVPSKALDSLWKLQVLLLSGNYISRIEARAFSSLERLQKLDIQRNEITVLGSSFSTGLNSLRDLILSYNRLQKLYYRNFQNFENLQKLNFQNNNISSIETGAFRSLTRLRQLHLQNNHLLSLHNGVFSMLQHLEVLNLEGNRIKTIAPGIFTSLNSLTVLNLVHNEIEHIRFKTFLTIQTPGTHILLSFNPWFCDCDLQRVFAKLHSVRRLILDDYDNMTCMEPHVLRNLPLSSVDTQLCIAETVTVLVITFTVFITVVAAIVMAERNRKKRTGKHWSEESEMSYESQD, from the coding sequence CAAAAAATCTGCCTCTGCAAAGAAGGGGCCAAGTTTGTAAACTGCTCTGGAGCCAACGTGACTGCTGCCCTCACCTTTCCTCCTGAGACAGAGCACTTGGATTTGTCCAGCAGTAACTTGTATTCTGTCCCAAGCAAAGCTCTGGACTCACTGTGGAAGTTACAAGTTCTTCTTCTCAGTGGGAACTACATTAGCAGGATTGAAGCGAGAGCATTTAGTTCCCTAGAGAGACTCCAGAAGCTTGACATTCAAAGAAATGAGATTACAGTGCTTGGAAGCAGCTTTTCAACAGGGCTCAACTCCCTCAGAGATCTCATTTTGTCCTACAACAGGCTCCAGAAACTTTACTACAGAAACTTTCAGAACTTTGAGAACCTCCAGAAACTCAACTTCCAGAACAACAACATCTCCTCCATAGAAACAGGGGCTTTTCGGAGTCTGACCCGCTTGAGGCAGCTTCATCTTCAAAATAATCACCTCCTCAGCCTCCATAATGGGGTCTTCTCCATGCTACAGCATTTAGAGGTTTTGAACTTGGAGGGCAACAGGAtaaagaccattgctcctgggaTCTTTACTTCCTTGAACAGCCTCACAGTACTTAACTTGGTACATAATGAAATAGAGCATATCCGGTTCAAAACCTTCCTAACTATCCAAACTCCTGGGACTCATATCTTGCTCTCCTTCAATCCATGGTTTTGTGACTGTGACTTGCAGAGGGTCTTTGCAAAGTTGCACAGTGTCAGGAGGCTGATCTTGGATGACTATGACAACATGACATGCATGGAACCACACGTCCTAAGAAACCTGCCCCTGTCCTCTGTGGACACTCAGCTCTGCATTGCAGAGACTGTGACGGTTCTTGTCATTACTTTCACAGTATTCATTACTGTGGTGGCTGCCATTGTGATGGCTGAACGGAACAGGAAGAAAAGGACAGGAAAGCACTGGAGTGAGGAGAGCGAAATGTCTTATGAATCACAAGACTGA
- the LOC102569370 gene encoding putative methyltransferase DDB_G0268948 — translation MAASLFEGKAHAASYQRYRLAPPPELQRLLLAYLRDKRASPVQLAVDIGCGSGQGTQVLAAHFEKVIGIDISEAQIEEAKQANSLLNVSYCVSSAEQLPFEDGSVDLITAFVAAHWFDLEIFMKEVDRVLRPDGCVAFSTYTSDVRLQYKDCSEKLTEIFSEAVERLSKYRDERVHRVLDGYKEIYASLPFKDKKRVTDIFGKLSVSVADVIGYFQTFSMYQTFLRSDPERAKALLLEMEQRFLETMGVSSNETQVELWISNVCVLGHKGP, via the exons ATGGCCGCCAGCCTCTTCGAGGGGAAGGCGCACGCGGCCAGCTACCAGCGCTACCGCCTCGCCCCGCCGCCGGAGCTGCAGCGGCTCCTCCTCGCCTACCTGCGGGACAAG AGAGCGAGCCCTGTTCAACTAGCAGTGGACATTGGCTGTGGGTCAGGACAGGGCACTCAAGTGCTTGCAGCCCACTTTGAGAAGGTGATTGGGATTGACATAAGCGAAGCACAGATTGAAGAGGCCAAACAAGCTAACTCTCTCCTTAATGTTTCCTACTG TGTTTccagtgcagagcagctgccatTTGAAGATGGCTCAGTGGACCTCATCACTGCCTTTGTAGCCGCCCACTGgtttgatctggagatattcatgaAAGAAGTGGACAGAGTTCTCAGACCCGATGGCTGCGTGGCCTTCAGCACCTATACTTCAGACGTGCGTTTGCAATATAAAGACTGCTCTGAAAAGCTAACCGAAATCTTCAGTGAG GCTGTCGAAAGGCTTTCTAAATATAGAGATGAACGAGTACACCGTGTCCTTGACGGTTACAAGGAGATATATGCATCCCTGCCTTTTAAAGACAAGAAGAG aGTTACTGATATCTTTGGTAAACTTTCCGTGTCTGTTGCTGATGTAATTGGTTATTTCCAGACCTTCTCAATGTATCAGACCTTTCTGAGGAGTGATCCTGAAAGAGCAAAAGCCCTTCTCCTAGAAATGGAGCAGAG GTTCCTGGAGACTATGGGAGTTTCCTCTAACGAAACCCAGGTTGAGTTGTGGATTAGCAATGTGTGTGTTCTAGGCCACAAGGGACCATGA